GCGCGGCTGCTCCCGGAGCTGGTCGAGCTCACCGAGCACCACCGCGCCCACAGCCCGGAGTACGCCCGGCTGCTGGCCGCCCTGGGACACCCGCCGGGCCGACGCTACGACCGGGTCGCCGACCTACCCTGGCTGCCGGTCCGGCTGTTCAAGCACCACCTGCTCAAGAGCATTCCCGACGACGAGGTGTTCAAGGTGCTCACCTCCTCGGGCACCAGTGGCGAGGTCAGCCGGATCCACCTCGACAAGGACGCCGCGTCGGTGCAGCAGCGGATGCTCAGCGCCACCATGCGGACCGTGATCGGGGCGCAGCGACTGCCGATGCTGCTGGTCGACACCCGGGCGCTCTTCGCCAACCGGCGCTCCTTCTCCGCCCGGGGCGCGGGAGTGCTGGGCATGATGAACTTCGGCCGTCAGCACACCTTCGTCCTCGACGAGCAGGACCAGCCGGACCTGGCCGCGGTCCGGGCCTTCCTCGACAGGCACGGCGACCAACCGTTCCTGATCTTCGGTTTCACCTTCATGACCTGGCTCTACCTCTACGAACTGGCCAAGGAACACCGGCTCGACCTGAGCAACGGCATCCTGATCCACAGTGGTGGCTGGAAGAAGCTGGCCGACCGGGCGGTCGACAACGCCGAGTTCCGCCGTCGGTTCACCGCCGACACCGGGCTGAGCCGGATCCACAACTTCTACGGCATGGTCGAGCAGATCGGGTTGACCTTCCTGGAGGGCCCGGACGGCGGCGGACTCTACTGCCCGGACTTCTCCGACGTCATCGTCCGGGACCCGCAGACCTGGCAGGAGGTGCCGGTCGGCACCCCCGGCGTGGTGCAGGTGATCAGCACCCTGCCCCGGTCGTACCCGGGTCACCTGCTGCTCACCGAGGACCGGGCGGTGGTGCACGGCGTCGACGACGGGGTGTGGCCGGGCAAGCGGTTCGAGATCCTGGGCCGGCTGCCGCGCGCCGAGGCCCGCGGTTGCAGCGACACCTTCGCGGCGGCGGCATGAGCACGGTGACCGGCGGCAGCCGGGAGGCCGTGGTCGAGCCGGCGGTGACCGGACGATTCCCGGCCGGCGGCCGGACCACCGTCGCCGACCTGCTGACCGGGCTACGGGCGACGCCTGTCGACGGGCCGCTGACCGTCGGCGACGAGCGGGTGGTCGAGTTCCTGGTGGCCTTCGCCCGCCGGCTGCTGCGGCCGGCGGTGGCCCGCCGGCACCCGGAACTGGCCTCCCTCGGCTTCTTCCTGCGCCGGGGCGAGATCGGCCGGGCGCTCACCGCCGTCGGCGACGAGCCCGGTCGACTGCGGTTCCCGCGCGGACTGGTCTTCCACGTGCCGCCGGCCAACGTCGACACCATCTTCGTCTACTCGTGGGCGCTGGCGGCGCTGGCCGGCAACGCCAACGTGGTACGGATCTCCTCCCGGTCGGCCGGCGCGGCAGACGCCGTCCTGGACGCGCTGAACGACACCCTGACCGAGGCGCACCCGGCGCTGCGGCAGACCCAGCGGATGGTGACCTACGGGCGGGACGACGCCGTGACCGCCGCCCTGTCGGCCGCCGCGGACCTGCGGGTGATCTGGGGTGGCGACCGCTCGGTCACCGAGATCCGCCGGCACCCGCTCGCCCCGCACGCCCGGGACGTCACCTTCCCGGACCGGTCGTCGTTCAGCGTGATCAGCGTCGCCGGCTGGCTGGCCGCCACCGAGGCCGACCGCGACGGCGCGGCGTTGGGCCTGTACAACGACGCGTACTGGTTCGACCAGGCCGCCTGTGCCTCGCCCCGGGCGGTCTACTGGGTAGGCGACCCGGCCGACAGCGACACCGCCCGGGCCGACCTGCTCACCCGGCTGCGCAGGGTGCTGGACGCCCGACGCCCGGAGATCGACGCCGCGATGGCGGTGGAGAAACGGGTGGCCACCTACGGGTTGGCGATCACCGGCGCCGCGACCGGTGTCCGGTTCCACGGCAACGACCTGGCCACGGTGGAGCTCGCCGACCCCGGTGACCTGCCGCGCCGCTGGCTCGGCGTCGGCACCTTCCCGCAGGCCCGGGTCGACGCGCTGGCCGACCTCGCCCCGGTGGTGGTCCGGCGGGACCAGACCGTCACCCACTTCGGCTTCGACGCGGCGGAGTTGACCGCCTTCGCCCGTACCGTCGCCGGCCGGGGGATCGACCGGCTGGTGCCCATCGGTGCCGCGTTGACCTTCGCCGCGACCTGGGACGGCTACGACCTGATGCGGGAGTTCACCAGGCTCACCACGCTCACCACCGGCTGAGCGGTCGCCCGGTACCGGCGTCGCCGCCGGGTGGGTCTGCGGTGCCGGCGGGCGGCCGGGTCAGGCGTTCGTGGTCGGCGAGGTGGCGACCACGTCGGGCGTGCTGCCGCGCAGTTGCCGCAGCCCGGAGAGGGCGGCGATGCCGGCGGCGAGCACGTCGGCGATGGTGAAGATCAGCCGGGAGGCCAGGGCGATGCCCATCGCCGCGCCCACCCCGCCGTGGTCGAGCAGGAACGGGGCCAGGGCGGCGACCAGCACCGCTTCCCGGACGCCGAGCCCGGAGGGGGAGAGGAAGGCGAACATGCCGACCGTCATCGCGATCGCGAACGCGCCCACCGACCGCAGCAGCCCCTCGAAGCCCGGCGCGGCCTGCGCGTTGGCCAGCAGCCAGAGGTGCACCCCGAACAGGCTGTAGCCCAGCGCGCTCCAGCCGATCACCCGGAGCACCCCCGGCCAGGTCAACCGGTGGGTCAGCGGTGGCCGGCGGAGCAGTCGCAGGGCGAGCTGCACCAGCGCGGTCAGCACCCGGGGCACCGCACAGAGCAGGGCGATCGGGAAGAGCACCGCCACGATCCAGAGCGCCACCCGCACCGAGTCGGCGTACGTCGAGTCGGAGCCGACCGCCTCCCGCAGCGACGGCAGCCCCACCACGCCGAGGCCGAGCGCGGCGGTCACCCCGAGCCCGAGCGCGATCAGCGAGGCCAGGAACGCCCGGGGCCGGGGCAGCCCGGCGCGTCGGCTCAGCTCGATCTGCAACACGTACGCCCAGACGCTGCCCGGGATGTACTTGCCGAGCTGACCCACCAGGCAGATCCGCAGGGCCGCGCCGACGGAGACCCGGTGCTCCAGATCGGCCACCGCGGCCCGCCAGGCCATCGTGTTGGCCACCATGCCGAGCAGCGCGGCGAGCACCGACAGCGTCACCGACGACCAGGCCAGGCCGAGCCAGGTGGCCCGGACCTGGGGCCACTGGTCGACGACGCTCCAGGTCATCCCCGCCACGATGGCGACGATCACCACCACCCGTACGGCCACGTTGAGCCAGCGCCGCCGCCCACCGGCCGCCGCGGACGGATCCGTCTCCGGTGCCTCGTCGACCGTACGGCGGGCTGCGGTTTCTACCACGGGTTAGTGCCTCCGTGTCGCATTTCACCCGCTGTGTGGGGGTGGGAAGGACCAAGCAAGGGATCACCCTAGCCCAGCCATCGACCGCGCGCGTACCCACCGCACCCCGAGGTGTCCTGCGCGCGACGGCCCTGTTTCGTTCTGGATTCCGCCGCTGTTAACGTCCGTGGGTGCTGCCACCGGACCCCGAGGAGAGTCATCCGTGATCCCGATATCCGTCGTCAAGCTCGACGAGGCGGCCGAAGAGCTGGCGGTCGAGGTGATCCGTTCCGGTCGGCTGGCCCAGGGCCCGATGGTGGCCCGGCTGGAGCAGGAGTTCGCCGCGCTGGTCGGTGCCGAGCACGCGGTGGCGGTCAACAACGGCACGACCGCGTTGGTCGCCGCCCTCGAGGTCTGTGACCTGCGCCCCGGTGACGAGGTGGTGACCAGCCCCTTCACCTTCGTCGCCACCCTCAACGCGATCCTCGAAGCGGGTGCCACCGCCCGCTTCGCCGACATCCGCGACGACGACTTCTGCCTGGACCCCGAGGCGCTCGCCGCCGCCGTCGGCCCGCGTACCCGGGTCGTCCTGCCGGTGCACCTGTACGGCCAGCCGGCCGACATGGCGGCGATCGTGCCGGTCGTCCAGCGGCACGGGCTCGGCCTGGTCGAGGACACCGCCCAGTCGCTGGGTGCCACCGTCGACGGGCGCGGCGCGGGCAGTTTCGGTCTCGGCACGTTCTCCCTCTACGCCACCAAGAACCTCACCACGGGTGAGGGTGGGATGATCACCACCAACGACGCGACGCTCGCCGACCGGCTGCGGGTGCTGCGCAACCAGGGCATGCGCCAGCGCTACCAGTACGAGGTCGCCGGGCACAACTACCGGTTGACCGACCTGCAGGCGGCGCTCGGCATCCCCCAGCTGGCCGGTTACGGCGCGAACGTCAAGCGGCGCAAGGACAACGCCGCCCAGCTCTCCGCCGGCCTGGCCGACCTGCCCGGCCTGCGGCTGCCGACCGAGCGGCCGGGTCGCTCCCACGTCTGGCACCAGTACACCGTGCTGGTCACCGCCGACGCCGCGGTCTCCCGGGACGAGCTGGTCGCCAAGCTGACCGAGCAGGGGGTCGGCTGTGGCGTCTACTACCCCCGGACCGTCTACGACTACGACTGCTACCGGGAACACCCCCGGGTGGTCGCCGACCCGGCGCCGGTGGCCGAGCGGGTGGCCCGGCAGTGCCTGTCGCTGCCGGTGCACCACCACCTCACCGACGACGAGGTGCAGCGGGTGGTCGAGGCGGTCCGGACGGCGGTGGGCGGGTGAGCGCCCCGGTCCGGTTCGCGCTGGTGGGCACGGGCACGATGGGGTCGCTGCACGCCCGGGTGATCTCCCAGTCACTCCGGGCCCGGCTGGTCCGGGTCGTCGAGCCCCGGGAGGAGACCGGTCGCCAGATCGCCGACCGGTACGGCGCGCAGTGGGCGCCGGAGCTGGGTGACCTGGCCGACGTGGACGCCGTCGTGGTCGCCGCCCCCACCGAGTACCACCACGGACTGGCCGAGCGGGTCCTCGCCGCCGACAAGCCGCTGCTGATCGAGAAGCCGGTCTGCGGCAGCCTCGCCGAGACCGAGGAGGTCGTGGCGCAGGCCGAGAAGCGCGGCGTGCCGCTGCTCTGCGGCCTGCTGGAGCGCTTCAACCCGGCGGTGCTGACCGCGCTGGCGTTGGCCCACCGGCCGGTGCACCTGAGCGTGGCCCGGCACTCGCCGTACGCGCCCCGGATCCGTACCGGGGTCGCCTGGGACCTGCTCGTGCACGACGTCGACCTGGCGATCCAGGTCTTCGGCGGGGCCGCCCCCACGGTGGTCCGGGGGTCGCTCGGCTACTTCCATCCCGACTCGGTGGCCGGTGCCGAGGACGTCGCCGAGGCGGTGCTGACCTTCGACGGCGGCGCGCTGGCCAACGTCTCCGCCAGTCGGATCGGTCAGCGCAAGGTCCGTACACTGGTGGTCAGCGAGGTGGACCGGCTGATCGAGGCTGACCTGATCCGCAAGGACGTCACGATCTACCGGCACGTCTCGCTGGACGCGGCCACGCCGGACGGCCGGGGTTACCGGCAGCAGAGCATCATCGAGGTGCCGGAGCTGGTGTCGAACCGGGAGCCGTTGGCCGCCCAGCTCGACCACTTCCTCGACATCCTCGCCGGACGGCTGGACGCCGACGCCGAACGGCAACGGATCCTGCCGGCGCACCGTACGGTCGCCAG
Above is a window of Micromonospora yangpuensis DNA encoding:
- a CDS encoding Gfo/Idh/MocA family protein produces the protein MSAPVRFALVGTGTMGSLHARVISQSLRARLVRVVEPREETGRQIADRYGAQWAPELGDLADVDAVVVAAPTEYHHGLAERVLAADKPLLIEKPVCGSLAETEEVVAQAEKRGVPLLCGLLERFNPAVLTALALAHRPVHLSVARHSPYAPRIRTGVAWDLLVHDVDLAIQVFGGAAPTVVRGSLGYFHPDSVAGAEDVAEAVLTFDGGALANVSASRIGQRKVRTLVVSEVDRLIEADLIRKDVTIYRHVSLDAATPDGRGYRQQSIIEVPELVSNREPLAAQLDHFLDILAGRLDADAERQRILPAHRTVASVIEDNPPQR
- a CDS encoding acyl-protein synthetase → MTLFTLPQADREARLLPELVELTEHHRAHSPEYARLLAALGHPPGRRYDRVADLPWLPVRLFKHHLLKSIPDDEVFKVLTSSGTSGEVSRIHLDKDAASVQQRMLSATMRTVIGAQRLPMLLVDTRALFANRRSFSARGAGVLGMMNFGRQHTFVLDEQDQPDLAAVRAFLDRHGDQPFLIFGFTFMTWLYLYELAKEHRLDLSNGILIHSGGWKKLADRAVDNAEFRRRFTADTGLSRIHNFYGMVEQIGLTFLEGPDGGGLYCPDFSDVIVRDPQTWQEVPVGTPGVVQVISTLPRSYPGHLLLTEDRAVVHGVDDGVWPGKRFEILGRLPRAEARGCSDTFAAAA
- a CDS encoding lysylphosphatidylglycerol synthase transmembrane domain-containing protein — protein: MVETAARRTVDEAPETDPSAAAGGRRRWLNVAVRVVVIVAIVAGMTWSVVDQWPQVRATWLGLAWSSVTLSVLAALLGMVANTMAWRAAVADLEHRVSVGAALRICLVGQLGKYIPGSVWAYVLQIELSRRAGLPRPRAFLASLIALGLGVTAALGLGVVGLPSLREAVGSDSTYADSVRVALWIVAVLFPIALLCAVPRVLTALVQLALRLLRRPPLTHRLTWPGVLRVIGWSALGYSLFGVHLWLLANAQAAPGFEGLLRSVGAFAIAMTVGMFAFLSPSGLGVREAVLVAALAPFLLDHGGVGAAMGIALASRLIFTIADVLAAGIAALSGLRQLRGSTPDVVATSPTTNA
- a CDS encoding DegT/DnrJ/EryC1/StrS family aminotransferase, whose translation is MIPISVVKLDEAAEELAVEVIRSGRLAQGPMVARLEQEFAALVGAEHAVAVNNGTTALVAALEVCDLRPGDEVVTSPFTFVATLNAILEAGATARFADIRDDDFCLDPEALAAAVGPRTRVVLPVHLYGQPADMAAIVPVVQRHGLGLVEDTAQSLGATVDGRGAGSFGLGTFSLYATKNLTTGEGGMITTNDATLADRLRVLRNQGMRQRYQYEVAGHNYRLTDLQAALGIPQLAGYGANVKRRKDNAAQLSAGLADLPGLRLPTERPGRSHVWHQYTVLVTADAAVSRDELVAKLTEQGVGCGVYYPRTVYDYDCYREHPRVVADPAPVAERVARQCLSLPVHHHLTDDEVQRVVEAVRTAVGG
- a CDS encoding acyl-CoA reductase, producing the protein MSTVTGGSREAVVEPAVTGRFPAGGRTTVADLLTGLRATPVDGPLTVGDERVVEFLVAFARRLLRPAVARRHPELASLGFFLRRGEIGRALTAVGDEPGRLRFPRGLVFHVPPANVDTIFVYSWALAALAGNANVVRISSRSAGAADAVLDALNDTLTEAHPALRQTQRMVTYGRDDAVTAALSAAADLRVIWGGDRSVTEIRRHPLAPHARDVTFPDRSSFSVISVAGWLAATEADRDGAALGLYNDAYWFDQAACASPRAVYWVGDPADSDTARADLLTRLRRVLDARRPEIDAAMAVEKRVATYGLAITGAATGVRFHGNDLATVELADPGDLPRRWLGVGTFPQARVDALADLAPVVVRRDQTVTHFGFDAAELTAFARTVAGRGIDRLVPIGAALTFAATWDGYDLMREFTRLTTLTTG